The DNA window GGCACGGGCAGCGCGACGGTGTCGCCGACCACGCGCAGGGTGATGCCGTCGAGCCGCGTGGTGGGCAAGCGCGGCAGCAACTGGAAGCGCAAGCTCGCCTGCGGCGCCAGCGCCCGGTTGCGCTCGAAACGCTCCACGCCGGCGATCATCTTGCGGTAGGACTTGTCGACCGGATCGCGGGTGGCCGTGACGGTGACCCGGGCCGGGGCGTCCTGGCTGGACGCCGGCCAGCAGGCCGCGATCAGCATCGCGGCCGCAAGATAGCGCCCTACGCGGCGTTGCATAAAATTGGACAAGTCGGCTCCTGCTACTGCGGAAACCAATGTTAGGCCAGCGCACGCGTTCGCGGCGCACCGCTCACTGCGGCGATTGCGACTCCACCCAGCGCAGCAGGTCGCGGCCGAACACGCGCGCGCGGGCCGTGTCGATCTGGCGCCGCTTGTAGGCGTCGTGGCTGGCGGGGCCGGCCAGGCTGCGCTCGTAGCTGGCCTGGTCCATCAGCTGGATCTCGTACTCGAAGAAAAAGCCGACGTCGTATTCCTGGTCGGCGACGGCGCCAATGTTGGGATAGTCCGGCTGGACGTGGATCATCTTGCGCACCGTCACCTGGATGCTGTTGAAGCCGCTACCGCTGTGCGGGTTGTCGCAGCGCGTCTGCGGCTCTGCCAGATCGGCCAGTTCGGCGTCCATGGTTTGCAGCAGTTCGTACGGGTAGTCGTCGCTGTGCTCGATCTGGGCGCGGTATTTGTTGAAGATCTGTTTGGCCGCCTCCAGGTCCAGCAAGGTGTTGCGGGTGCGTTCGGCGTCGACATTGGTGACCGACAGCAGATGCGCGCGCTGCAGGCTGCGCAGCGCCAGCAGGCATTCGAAGCGGGTGGCGAACACCAGCCGCACGCCGAGGTGGTCGAAGATGTCGGCGGCCAGGTAGGCGGCCTTTTGCAGCAGCTTGAGCAGGATGCTTTTGCGGCCCTTGTTGTCCTTGCGCTCGTAGTGCAGCATCGGCAGGCAGACCTCGCCGTCGGTGAGGAAGTGGCGGTCGCCGTCGTGCCGGATCACCTCGTCGAGGGTGGCGAACACCTGTTCGCGGATGGCGTGGAAGTGGCGCAGCTTGAGGTTGTTGTCGATGTAAAAGATGCCGTGCATGACCTTGAGCACGGCGCACGACCACATGCGCCGCACGTCGACGTTGTTGCCGCGCAGCGAGGCGTACACCAGCAATTGCAGCGGATCGTCGGGATGGCTGACCTCCTCGGGGATCAAGCCGGCCTGGGCCGGGGCGAGGAAGGTGCAGGCGAGGAAGTCGACCGCCTCGCGGTGGGCGCGGGCGATGATCGCGGGGGCGGCCGGCTGCTCCAGGTCGAAGCCGTACTCGCGCACGAACTGCCGGGCGTCGTGGAGATTGCGCAACGCCAGCGCGCCGAGGTCGATGGCCGACACGCCGTTGGCGATGGCATTCAGATAGCTCCAGTTCAGCGAGAACCTGCCACCGCTCTTGAGCGAGGCTCGTAGTTCAGTCATGGCGTCCTGCATGGGCTGCGATGATCCAGTATTGCAGCCTGTTCCGCGAGCGTCAATCGATACCAATGGTCACCGCCGACAGTGTCTCTTATTGCTCAATAGCAAATAACTAGGGTTTTGTTTTTCGCAAGCTTATAATGGCGGCCTTGATTTCTTTCGCTACCATTCCACCATTCCTATGGACAAACTGAGCAATAAGCGCATCGCCATCCTGGTGCCTTGCTATAACGAGGCGTTGACGATCACCGCCATCGTGCGCGATTTCAACGCCTGCCTGCCGCAGGCGCAGGTCTACGTGTTCGACAACAATTCCACCGACGGCACCGCGCGCATCGCCCGCAAGGCCGGCGCCATCGTGCGCAACGTGCCGGCGCAGGGCAAGGGCAGCGTGGTGCGGCGCATGTTCGCCGACATCGAGGCCGACGCGTACGTGATGGTCGACGGCGACGACACGTATGACGCCAGCGTGGCGCCTCAACTGGTCGAGCAGCTGTTCAGCGAAGGGCTGGACATGGTCGTGGGCAACCGCGTCAGCACCGAGCAGGAGGCCTACCGGCCCGGCCACCGCTTCGGCAACGCCATGCTGACCGGTTGCGTGTCGTTCATTTTCGGCCGCACGTTCACCGACATCCTGTCCGGCTACCGCGTGTTCTCGCAGCGCTATGTCAAATCGTTCGCCGCGCACTCGGCCGGCTTCGAGATCGAGACCGAGCTGACCGTGCACGCGCTGGCGCTGCGCATGCCGGTGGCCGAGGTGTCGACCTCGTATAAATCGCGTCCGGAAGGCTCGGTCAGCAAGCTCAACACCTATCGCGACGGCGTGCGCATCCTGGGCACCATCTTCCGCCTGTTCAAGTCCGAGCGGCCGCTGGCCTTCTACGGCATCGGCACCTTCTTCATCGCGCTGCTGTCGATCATCCTGGCCCAGCCGTTGGTCACCACTTACCTGAAGACCGGCCTGGTGCCGCGCTTGCCGACGGCCACGCTGTGCGCGTCGCTGATGCTGGTGGCGCTGATCCTGCTGGCCTGCGGCATCATGCTCGACGCCGTCACCAAGGGCCGCATCGAGCAAAAGCGCTTCGCCTATCTGTCCAAGCCGGGGCCGTCGTTCGACGAGGGCGCGCCGTGAGCTTCATGAACGCCCGCCTGACGGCGCTGGACGCGTGGTTCGCCCGCCGCACCGCTTTTCTGGGCCATCCGCGCGCCGCCTGGCACGCGGCCTGGATCGTGCCCGTGCTGCTGGGTTTGTGGTCGGTGCTGAACGGCCAGGACGACGGCTGGGACATGCGCAACTATCATTTGTATAACGCGCACGCGCTGATGAACGGGCGCATCGGTGTCGATCTGGCGCCGTCCGGTTTCCAGACCTATTTCAATCCCACCATCGACCTGCCGTATTATTTCCTGAACCGCTGGTTGCCGCCGCAGCTGGTCGGCTTCGTGCTTGGCGCGCTGCACGGGCTGAATTTCGTGCTGCTGGCCGGCATCGCGCGCGAGCTGATCGGCAAGCACCAGCGCCTGGTGCTGCTGCTGGCCGGCGCATGCATGTTCGCCCCCGGTTTCTTGAGCGAGCTCGGCAATACAATGGGCGACAACCTGACGGCGCTGTTCGTGCTCGGCGCGCTGTACATCGTGCTGCGCCATTGGGACGGCCTGCCGCGCTGGCGCGCCGGGACGGTGCTGGCCATGGCCGGCGCCGGCGTGGCCATGGGCATGAGCGCCGGACTGAAGTTGACCAACGCGACCTATGCGGTGGCGCTGTGCCTGGCCTTGCTGACCGTGCCGCTGCCGTGGTGGCAGCGCTTGCGGCTGGCGCTGGTGTTCGGCGTGGGCGTGCTCGGCGGCATCGCGGCGACGGCCGGCTGGTGGTTCGTCAAGATGTGGAACACCTTCGGCAATCCGCTATTTCCGCAATTTAATAACATCTTCCGCAGCCCGCTGGCGACCGAGAACGGCGTCATCGACTTCTATTTCCGTCCGGTCGGCTGGATCGAGAACCTGCTGTGGCCGTTCATCTTCGCGTTCAACACGCGCCGCGTCTCCGAGTTGCCGATGAAGCTGGCGGTGTGGCCGCTGCTGTACGTGCTGCTGGCGGCGTTCGTCGTGGTCTGGTTGCTGCGCCGCCGCGCCCGGGCCGGCCAACACGGCGGCCAACCGCACACCGCGCCGCCGACGCTCGATCCGCGCGCCGCCTTCACCCTGGTGTTTTTTGTCGCCGCCTATGTCGTCTGGATGCGCATGTTCAGCATCTACCGTTATCTGGTGCCGCTCGAACTGCTGGCGCCGCTAATGATCTGGATCGTCTGGCGCTACCTGGCGCCGGCCCGGCAACGGCTGGCCGGCGTGGCGCTGGCGCTGCTGGTGGCGGGTGTATTCCCTATAGCCAACTGGGGCCATCAGGCCTGGGGCGAGCGCGCCTTTAGCGCCGAGGTGCCGGCGTTCGCCACGCCGGCGCAAAGCATCGTCTTCCTCGCCCAGCCCAATCCGCCGGCGGGGTGGATGTCGATCTTCTTCCCGCACGACGTCAAGATCATTTCGCTCGGCACCGGTTTCCCGGAATCGCCGGCCTGGCATGCGCTGCGCGAGAAGGCCGTCGCCGAGCGCGCCGGTCCGCACTATGTGCTGTTCACCGCCAGCAAGAATGACCGCGACGGCTCGCGCCTGCGCAAGCTGGCCGTGGCGCAGGCGCTGGGCCTGACCGACAGCCCGTCCGGCTGCCGCAAGCTGGCGTGGCTGCTCAAGCGCACGGTCGAGGTGCGCAACTTGCCGGACGGCGCTTGCACCTTCGATCTGCCGGCCAAGTACCGTCTCGACCTGGCCGCGCTCGACCGCGCGACCGTCGAAGGGCTGGCGCAAAAGCTGCCGCAATATGGGCTCCAGCTCGATGCCGGCAGTTGCGCGACCCATCAGGCGGCCGTCGGCAAGGAGCCGTATCCGTACCGGATGTGCCGCGTGACGGTGCTGCCGAAATAAGCGCTTCCTGGTCCGATGGGAGGGGCGGGCGAAGATTGGCGCATGCGGGCGGCGGGCTGTTGCATTTAACTCTACAATAGTCGGAAGCCAATATTGCAAGGAGCCGGCATGTCCTTCCTGATCGTCCTCGCCGCACTGTTGTTCCTGATGCTGGCCGCCTATCGCGGCTACAGCGTGATCCTGTTCGCGCCGGTGGCCGCGCTCGGCGCGGTGCTGCTGACCGATCCGGGCGCGGTGGCGCCGGTGTTCAGCGGCATCTTCATGGACAAGATGGTCGGCTTCATCAAGCTGTACTTCCCGGTGTTCCTGCTGGGCGCGGTGTTCGGCAAGCTGATCGAACTGTCCGGCTTTTCGGAATCCATCGTCGTCGCGGCGATCCGCTACATCGGCCGCACGCGCGCCAACGCCGTCATCGTGCTGGTGTGTTCGCTGCTGACCTACGGCGGCGTATCGCTCTTCGTGGTGGTGTTCGCCGTCTATCCGTTCGCCGCCGAGCTTTACCGTCAGAGCAACATCCCCAAGCGGCTGATGCCAGGCGCCATCGCCCTGGGCGCGTTCTCGTTCACCATGGACACCTTGCCGGGCACGCCGCAAATCCAGAACATCATCCCGACCACGTTCTTCAAGACCACCGGCTGGGCCGCGCCGTGGTTGGGCACGATCGGCGGCATCGCCACCCTGGCCGCCGGCCTGGCCTTCCTGGAATGGCGGCGCCGCTCGGTGATGGCCACCGGCGAGGGTTACGGCGTGGAAGACAAGGCCAAGCCGGCGGCGGCCGGCGGCACGCCACAGCGCGGGCTGCCGCATCCGCTGCTGTCGGTGGCGCCGCTGTTGCTGGTGGGCGTGGTCAACTTCGCGCTGACCAAAATGATCCCCGGCTGGTATGGCGAAACCTACGCGCTTACCGCCGACGCCTTGCCCGGCCTGCATGCGACGATCACCACGCCGATCAAGACGCTGGTCGGCATCTGGGCGGTGGAGGGGGCGCTGCTGCTGGGCATCATCTTCGTGGTGGTGACGGCGTTCGGGCGGGTGCGCGACGCCTTTGCCGAGGGCACCAAGGCGGCCGTCGGCGGCGCACTGCTGGCGGCGATGAACACGGCCTCCGAGTATGGCTTCGGCGGCGTCATCGCGGCGCTGCCCGGTTTCGTCGCCGTCAGCCACGCGCTCAAGAGCGTGCCCGATCCGCTGGTCAACGCGGCAGTGTCGGTGACCACCCTGGCCGGCATCACCGGTTCGGCCTCGGGCGGCATGAGCATCGCGCTGGCGGCGATGTCGGACCAGTTCATCCGGGCGGCCGAGGCGGCGCAGATTCCTCTGGAGGTGATGCACCGCGTGGTGGCGATGGCCAGCGGCGGCATGGACACCTTGCCGCACAACGGCGCCGTCATCACGCTGCTGGCGGTGACGGGGCTGACACACAAGCAATCCTACCGCGAGATCTTCGGCATCACCATCATCAAGACGGCGGCGGTGTTCTTTGTGATCGCGGTTTACTATTTGACCGGGCTGGTTTAGCCGGCACCTTCACGGTCACCGTAAGCGGTGGCGGATACTGTTTTTGGCAGTTGGGACAGAAGAAGCTGCGGCGCTTGGTCTTGCCCAGATGGCCTTTGTGGAACGGCAGGTCGCAGCGCGGGCAGACGCGCTTGGTGTGCGCCAGCCAGTGCTGCTTGAGCACGAAGGCTTTCTTCCATTCCAGAAAATCGAAACTGTATTCGCGCGCCTGCGCCACCAGCTCGCGCAGCTTGGCCGCCGGCAGCGCGCCCACCGTCGACAGCGGATGGACGCGGATGCGGAACAGCACTTCGTTCTTGATGATGTTGCCGACGCCGGCGAAGATGTCCTGGTCGAGCAGCGCGTCGCACACGAGGGTGTCCGGCGCGGCGCGCAGCTTCTTCAGCGCGGCGGACGCCGACCAGTCGTCGGACATGACGTCGCCGCGCCAGTCGTAGTGGCTGTCGAGCTCGCCTTCTATCGTCTTGACCGAGCAGGTGTAGAAGTTCAGCTCCTCGCCATCGTCGAACTCCAGGCTCAGGCGCGGCGTCGCGTCCTTGCGCTCGTTGATGCGGTAGCTGCCGAACATCAGCAGGTGGATGCGTAGCGCCATGTGGGGCAGCTGGATCAGGAAGTGCTTGCCCCAGCTGCGCAGGTCCAGCACCGGCTGGCCGCGCAGCGCCGCCATGTCGACACCCTTGGTGTTGCCGCTCGCTTGCACGATGGTTTTACCGATGAAGCCGGCCGTCTGCTCGCGCATGATGACGATCGATGGTCCTTCGGGCATGGAATACTCCGGTCGTGTTGGAAGGATCAGTTTGCGCCGGCCGGTCCTTGCTTACTGTTCGACGGTTCACTTAGCAACCCGCACGGCGCTCAGCCTGGGGTCGTACCCGGTGGGGTACGACCCCGCCGTACCGGGTTTGTTTGCCGTACTTGTGGTTTCATGGCAGTATTGCCGATCTGTTTGCCATGGAGGTTTACCTTGAAACACACGCTGCTCATTACTGCCTTGCTTGCCGCCGGTCTGGCGCAGGCCGCCGCCGGTCCCGAATTCAGCCCGCAGAAATTGTCGCAAGACGTCAAGGTGCTCGCGTCCGACGAATTCGAGGGCCGGGGGCCGAACACCGCCGGCGAAACCAAGACCGTCAACTATCTGATCGAGCAATTCAAGGCGGCCGGCATGCAGCCGGGCGGCGATCCGGTCAAAGGCAAGAAAGGCGAGCGCAGCTGGACGCAGGACGTGCCGCTGGGCCGTTTCGAGATCAAGGGCCCGGTCAAGCTGTCGGTCAAGGACGCCAAGGGCAGCCAGGAACTGAAGCAGGGCGACGACCTGGCCGTGCGCGCCTCGATGAGCGGCGCCAAGATGGTCGACTTCAAGAACGCGCCGCTGGTGTTCGTCGGCTACGGCGTGACCGCGCCGGAGCGCAAGTGGGACGACTTCAAGGGCGTGGACCTGAAGGGCAAGCTGGCGGTGGTGCTGATCAACGATCCCGATTTCGAGACCGGCGAGGGCGAGTTTGGCGGCAAGGCCATGACCTACTATGGCCGCTGGACCTACAAGTATGAGGAGATGGCCAAGCGCGGCGCGCTCGGCACCATCATCGTGCACGAGACGGCGCCGGCGTCGTATGGGTGGCCGACGGTCAAGAATTCCAACACCAACGTGATGTACGACATCGTGCGCAAGAAGCCGTCCGAGGCGCACGCGCCGATGGAGGCCTGGATACAGCGCGATCTGGCGGTCGACCTGTTCAAGCGCGGCGGCCAGGATTTCGAGGCGCTTAAGAAACTGGCGCAGACGCGCGACTTCAAACCGGTGCAGCTGAAGGACGTGACCTTGTCGGCAAACTACGCGGTCGACGCGCAGGTGATCACGTCTAAAAACGTGGCCGCCCGCATGGTCGGCGCCAGCAAGCCAGACGAGACCGTGATCTACAGCGGCCACTGGGACCACCTTGGTGTCGGCTTGCCGAACGCCAAAGGCGACAAGATCTACAACGGCGCGGTCGACAACGGCACCGGCCTGGCCGCGCTGCTGGAACTGGCGCGCGCCTACGGCAAGGCGCCGGCGCCCGCGCGCAGCGTGCTATTCCTGGCCGTGACGGCCGAGGAGAAGGGCTTGCTGGGCTCGGAATACTACGCGCAGAATCCGTTGTACCCGCTGGCGCAGACGGTCGGGGTGATCAATATGGACGCGTTGAGCCCGCAGGGCGTGTCGCGCAACTTCACCATCTCCGGCAGCGCAAAGGTCGAGCTGCTCGACCAGTTGATCGCCAAGGCCAAGGAATGGAACCTGGTCTACTCGGCCGATCCGAAACCGGAGGCGGGCTACTTCTTCCGCTCCGACCACTTCCCGTTCGCCAAGCGCGGCGTGCCGGCCATTTCCTATGGCTCGGGCAATGATTTCGTCGACGGTGGGCTGCGGGCCGGCAAGCAGGCCGAGGAGAGCTACACCACCAACAACTACCACCAGCCGTCGGACGAGTGGAGCGCGGACTGGTCGTTCAAGGGCATGGCGCACGACCTGGGGATGCTGTACTCGCTGGGCCGCGACCTGGCCGAGTCGAAGGCTTGGCCGAACTGGGCGCCGGACGCCGAGTTCCGCGCCGCCCGCGACAAGACGGAGGCGAAGCGTAAATAGTTTTATGTTTAACTAAAATGCAATAAAATGGTTGCGCGCCGGCCAGAGTGCCGGCGCGCTTTTGCAGGTCCATTCCCAACCAGGAGCTCACCGCATGACCATGTCCATCCGCCGTACCACGATCGCGGCGTCCGTCGCCATGTCCGTCGCCCTGCTTGCCGCTAGCGCAGTGCAAGCCGCCGAAGCCGCCAAGCCGGCCGCGACCAAATCGGCCAGGTCCGACATCGCCATTCCCGATATTCCGTACACCAAGTTCGTGCTGAAAAACGGCCTGACCCTGCTGGTCCACGAGGACCACAAGACGCCGGTGGTGGCCGTCAACACCTGGTACCACGTCGGCTCCAAGAACGAGAAGCCCGGCAAGACCGGCTTCGCCCACCTGTTCGAACACCTGATGTTCAGCGGCAGCGATAATTTCAACAAGACCTACATCAACGCCATGCAGCAGATCGGCGCGACCGACCTGAACGGCACCACCAATCCCGACCGCACCAACTACTTCCAGAACGTGCCGACCTCGATGCTGGACTTCGCGCTGTTCGCCGAGAGCGACCGCATGGGCCATCTGCTCGGCGTGCTCGACAAGAAAAAGCTGGACCTGCAGCGCGGCGTCGTGCAAAACGAAAAGCGCCAGGGCGAGAACCAGCCGTACGGCGTGACGCGCCAGCTGCTGACCGAGAACACCTGGCCGGCCGGCCATCCGTATTCGTGGACGACGATCGGTTCGATGTCCGACCTCGACGCGGCCTCGATGACCGACGTGCAGGAATGGTTCAAGGCCAACTACGGTCCGAACAACGTGGTGCTGGTACTGGCCGGCGACATCACGCCGGAACAGGCGCGCGAGAAGGTCGAGAAGTACTACGGCGACATTCCGGCCGGCCCGCCGCTGGCCAAACATAAAGAATGGATCGCCAAGCGCACCGGCACCCATCGCGGAACGGTCGAGGACCGGGTGCCGCAGGGCCGCATCTACCGTGTGTGGAACGTGCCCGGCGCGCACACCGCGACCGAACCGCTGCTCGACCTGGCCGCGCAGGTGCTGGGCGGCGGCAAGACGTCACGCTTCTACAAGCGCCTGGTCTACAAGGACCAGCTGGCGAGCGACGCCAGCGCCGGCAACAACAGCTCCGAAATCGCCGGCCAGTTTTATGCCGTGCTGACCGCGCGCCCCGGCGCCGATGTGGCCAAGATGGAAGCGATCGCCGACGAGGAATTGCGCGCGCTGATGAAGTCCGGCCCGACTGCCGCCGAGCTGGAGATCGCCAAGACGGCCATCCTGGCTTCCTACACCCGCATCGTCGAGCGTGTCGGCGGCTTCGGCGGCAAGAGCGATTTGCTGGCAAGCTGCACCACCTACACCGGCAATCCGGACTGCTACAAGGAATATCTGGCGGCCGTGAAGGCGGCCACGCCGGCGCAGGTCAAGCAGGCGATGAACGCGTGGCTGGACGATGGCGATTACGTGCTCGAAGTCAAACCGTTCGCGACCAATTTCGCCACCACCGCCAAGCTGGACCGCAGCAAGCCGCCCGCGCTGGGCAAGGCCGAATCGCTGAACCTGCCGCCTATGCAAAAGGCCACCTTATCGAACGGCCTGAAGGTGGTCCTGGCCGAACGGCACGCGGCGCCGGTGGTCAACTTCTCGATGATGGTCGATGCCGGTTACGCGTCCGACTCGCAGGAGTTGCCGGGACTGGCGAGCCTGGCGACCAACATGCTCGACGAAGGCACGGCCACGCGCAGCGCGGCCAAGATCAGCGAGGAATTCGAATCGCTGGGCGCCAACTTCTCCGTCAGCACCAATCTGGACGGCGCCTCCGTGCAGCTCAACGCGCTCAAGGCGACGATGCCGAAGGCGCTGGACGTCTACGCCGACGTGCTGTTGCGTCCGGCCTTCGCGCAGAACGAGCTGGACCGCTTGAAGAAGGATCAGCTGGCCGCGATCCAGCGTGAAAAAGCCAATCCGTCGACGATGGCCTTGCGCGTGATTCCGTCGCTGGTGTACGGCAAGGGCCACGCCTATTCGCTGCCGCTGACCGGCAGCGGCACGGAGGCGTCCGTCGCCCGCATCGGCCGCGACGACCTGGCCAAATATCACCAGGCCTGGTTCAAGCCGAACAACGCGACCTTGCTGGTGGTGGGCGACACCACCTTGGCCGAGATCACGCCGCTGCTGGAAAAAGCGTTCGGCGGCTGGAAGGCCGGCGAGACGCCGAAAAAGAACATCGCCCAGGTGGCGCCGCTCGACAAGCCGGTGGTCTACCTGATGGACAAGCCGGGCGCGCTGCAAAGCGTGATCTACGGCGTGCAGCTGGCGCCGCCGCGCAACTCGCCGGACGCGGTGCAGCTTGGCGTGGTGAACAACATCTTCGGTGGCAACTTCGGCTCGCGCATCAATATGAACCTGCGCGAGGACAAGCACTGGTCGTACGGCGTGCGCTCCAGCCTGTCGCCGGCGCTGGGCCAGCGTCTGTACATGAGCACGTCGCCGGTGCAGAGCGACAAGACCAAGGAGGCGCTGCAGGAACTGGTGCGCGAATATGGCGATATCGCCGGCGCCAAGCCGATCACCGCCGCCGAACTGGGCGAGGCCAAGAGCAACGAAACCCTCGCGCTGCCGGGCTCGTTTGAAACGGCTGGCCAGCTGGCCGGCGCCTACAGCACCATCCTGCAGTACAAGCTGCCGGAGACCTACTACAACACCTTCACCGACACGGTGCTGGCGATGACGCCGGAGCAAGCCAACGCGCTGGCCGCGCGCACCATCGCGCCGGGCAAGCTGGTGTGGGTGGTGGTGGGCGACATGAGCAAGGTCGAGAGCGGCGTGCGCGAGCTCAAGCTGGGCGAAGTGCGCAAGATCGACGCCGACGGCAATCCATTGTAATCACGCCGGGAGTCGCAAAAATCCCCGCCCGCTTGAAGCCGGCGGGGATTTTTTTTGTCGGGGAGAGATTCCGCCAATAAACCACGTAGGGCGGATTAGCGAAGCGTAATCCGCCATGTATGAGCCGCCACCGCAGCGTTTATCAGCCGCATTGTCAGCGGGCAAGCTCCGCAGCCTGCTCCGGTTGATAGACCACCTCAAGAATGCGCACCCGCACCAGTTGCCCGTCCGGACGCGGCCAATCGATGGCGTCGCCCACGGACAGGCCCAGTAGCGCGCTGCCGATCGGCGTGAGGATCGAGATCGCATCGGCGGTGTTGGCCAAGTCTCGCGGATACACCAAGGTCAGGCGCAGTTCCTCGCGCGGCGCGTCGATCTGGAAGCGCACGGTCGAGTTCATGGTGACGACGCCGGCCGGCATTTCCTGCGGCGCGACGATCTCGGCGCGGCCAAGCTCCTCCAGCAGTCCCTCGTGCGCGGCGGCCTCGGCGGGCGGCAGGGCGTCGAGCAGGATTTCGAGCCGTTCGGCGTCGAGCGATGAAACAATGATTTTTGGTTGCATGATGATAGCTCCAGATAAATGGTCGCAGTAAAGCGGGGGTGCGACGAACATGGCAAAGCCGCGTGCGATCGCGTGTCAGATTGTTACTGTGGGGTGGCTCGGCAGTGCGAAGAAGACCGGGTGGTCTCTCGGGCGCTTACCGAGCCCGGGAAAGGCCGGCTGAGTGTCGCGCCGTTGGGGCGGCCGCAGGCGATACTCCCTCGTTCAGGGACGAACAATGATTCTTCGCGGGAATGCGGAACATGTTCATGAGGAAATCAGTATCGAAGGTGCCTGGAACCAGTATAACCCATGGCCCCGCAGCGCACCGGCCGCCTGGAATCGCCGTCTCAAGGAGCCGTCCCGGCGGTGCCGGATTGCCAGCCGCGCAGCTTGCGGATCGCTTCTTCCTTGAATTTGGCTTCGATCTCGATATACGGCGCGTGGACATAGCAGGCCGGCATCACATCGATCAAATCGGCGTGCTGGCGGTCGTTGAAGCCGTCGCGGCCGTTGGAGATGTGGACCAGTTGCTGCGCCGGGTCGGCCCAGGTGGCGCGCGCCTTCGTCAGCATCTCGGCCACGCTCGGATCGTCGTAGCTGGGCAGCCGTTCGTGCACGATGTGATGATGCGCATCGAACACCATCGGCACGCCGCTGCGCAGGCAAATGTCGTGGATCTCGGCGGCGCTGTATGCGTACTCGTCGTTTTCCAGTCCGAGCCGCAGCCGAATCGCGTCCGGCAGCGCGGCGATGCGCTCGACCAGCGCGTCGGCCCGGCCCGCCTTGCCGCCGTGGATCTCCAGCAGCGCCCACGGCGAGCGCGGCTGTTGCAGCAGATCCATGATGTCCGCGTGCATCTGCAGGATCTTGACGCTGTTGGCGACCACGCCGGCCGAGTCCGAGCTGAGGACGACGAACTGATCGGGATGCATGACCAGCCGGATGCCGCGCTCGGTCGCGTAGCGCCCCGAGGCTGCCAACGCATCGCTCAAAGGGCGTAGTGTTTCGCGCCCGACATCCTCGTCGGCAAAGGGGAAGATCGAGGACAGGATGCGGTAGAGGGAAATCGATTCGCGCTCGCAGTAGCGCAACGCCTTGTCGAAGGTTTGAATGTTGTCCCGGTAAATCTCGTCGAGCAGCTTGCGCTGCCCGTCCGGCGACAATTCCAGCAAGCGCTTGCGCGTGACCATGCGGTAACGTACGTCTTTCGACTGGGTGATGCAGACAAGTCCGAGTTGAGGGCGCATGGTCGTGCTCCTTGGCGCTGGCCGCCAGCGTATCGCGAGTTTAGCAGCGACGCGCCGGCGGCCGCGCCACGTTGCTACTCCAGCGCCTCTTTCAACCCCGGCGCGAACTCGGCGCCGTGCTTGACTTGCGCGGTCGACGTCTTGAGCGCCTTGCCGATCGGCTCGGCGCGCCCGCTCAGG is part of the Oxalobacteraceae bacterium OTU3CAMAD1 genome and encodes:
- a CDS encoding M28 family metallopeptidase, whose protein sequence is MKHTLLITALLAAGLAQAAAGPEFSPQKLSQDVKVLASDEFEGRGPNTAGETKTVNYLIEQFKAAGMQPGGDPVKGKKGERSWTQDVPLGRFEIKGPVKLSVKDAKGSQELKQGDDLAVRASMSGAKMVDFKNAPLVFVGYGVTAPERKWDDFKGVDLKGKLAVVLINDPDFETGEGEFGGKAMTYYGRWTYKYEEMAKRGALGTIIVHETAPASYGWPTVKNSNTNVMYDIVRKKPSEAHAPMEAWIQRDLAVDLFKRGGQDFEALKKLAQTRDFKPVQLKDVTLSANYAVDAQVITSKNVAARMVGASKPDETVIYSGHWDHLGVGLPNAKGDKIYNGAVDNGTGLAALLELARAYGKAPAPARSVLFLAVTAEEKGLLGSEYYAQNPLYPLAQTVGVINMDALSPQGVSRNFTISGSAKVELLDQLIAKAKEWNLVYSADPKPEAGYFFRSDHFPFAKRGVPAISYGSGNDFVDGGLRAGKQAEESYTTNNYHQPSDEWSADWSFKGMAHDLGMLYSLGRDLAESKAWPNWAPDAEFRAARDKTEAKRK
- a CDS encoding glycosyltransferase — encoded protein: MDKLSNKRIAILVPCYNEALTITAIVRDFNACLPQAQVYVFDNNSTDGTARIARKAGAIVRNVPAQGKGSVVRRMFADIEADAYVMVDGDDTYDASVAPQLVEQLFSEGLDMVVGNRVSTEQEAYRPGHRFGNAMLTGCVSFIFGRTFTDILSGYRVFSQRYVKSFAAHSAGFEIETELTVHALALRMPVAEVSTSYKSRPEGSVSKLNTYRDGVRILGTIFRLFKSERPLAFYGIGTFFIALLSIILAQPLVTTYLKTGLVPRLPTATLCASLMLVALILLACGIMLDAVTKGRIEQKRFAYLSKPGPSFDEGAP
- a CDS encoding TIGR04552 family protein; its protein translation is MTELRASLKSGGRFSLNWSYLNAIANGVSAIDLGALALRNLHDARQFVREYGFDLEQPAAPAIIARAHREAVDFLACTFLAPAQAGLIPEEVSHPDDPLQLLVYASLRGNNVDVRRMWSCAVLKVMHGIFYIDNNLKLRHFHAIREQVFATLDEVIRHDGDRHFLTDGEVCLPMLHYERKDNKGRKSILLKLLQKAAYLAADIFDHLGVRLVFATRFECLLALRSLQRAHLLSVTNVDAERTRNTLLDLEAAKQIFNKYRAQIEHSDDYPYELLQTMDAELADLAEPQTRCDNPHSGSGFNSIQVTVRKMIHVQPDYPNIGAVADQEYDVGFFFEYEIQLMDQASYERSLAGPASHDAYKRRQIDTARARVFGRDLLRWVESQSPQ
- a CDS encoding endonuclease, which gives rise to MPEGPSIVIMREQTAGFIGKTIVQASGNTKGVDMAALRGQPVLDLRSWGKHFLIQLPHMALRIHLLMFGSYRINERKDATPRLSLEFDDGEELNFYTCSVKTIEGELDSHYDWRGDVMSDDWSASAALKKLRAAPDTLVCDALLDQDIFAGVGNIIKNEVLFRIRVHPLSTVGALPAAKLRELVAQAREYSFDFLEWKKAFVLKQHWLAHTKRVCPRCDLPFHKGHLGKTKRRSFFCPNCQKQYPPPLTVTVKVPAKPARSNSKPRSQRTPPPS
- a CDS encoding GntP family permease; its protein translation is MSFLIVLAALLFLMLAAYRGYSVILFAPVAALGAVLLTDPGAVAPVFSGIFMDKMVGFIKLYFPVFLLGAVFGKLIELSGFSESIVVAAIRYIGRTRANAVIVLVCSLLTYGGVSLFVVVFAVYPFAAELYRQSNIPKRLMPGAIALGAFSFTMDTLPGTPQIQNIIPTTFFKTTGWAAPWLGTIGGIATLAAGLAFLEWRRRSVMATGEGYGVEDKAKPAAAGGTPQRGLPHPLLSVAPLLLVGVVNFALTKMIPGWYGETYALTADALPGLHATITTPIKTLVGIWAVEGALLLGIIFVVVTAFGRVRDAFAEGTKAAVGGALLAAMNTASEYGFGGVIAALPGFVAVSHALKSVPDPLVNAAVSVTTLAGITGSASGGMSIALAAMSDQFIRAAEAAQIPLEVMHRVVAMASGGMDTLPHNGAVITLLAVTGLTHKQSYREIFGITIIKTAAVFFVIAVYYLTGLV